Part of the Chloracidobacterium sp. genome is shown below.
CGGCGACGCGCCTGAAAAAACGACGTTAGCAGCAATTTGTCAGACGGCAGTCTATCATCCGACCTGGAGACAATTGGCAATTGCTCTCTCCAGCTCTCCGCTTTGTCTGAAAGTTTTATAGACTCAAGTCCAGCAAGCGACCACAACAAAAAGAAAAAGAGCTACCGACCATCCGTGCAAATCCAGATCGTGGATAATGTCAAGTATAAAACAATAGAAACACTTGCCCTAAGTTTCGAGATGGCAAGCGACATCCGGATTGCTGTGGCTTTTATCTCAAAAGATGGACTTGATGTAATCTTACCTTCAATTGAAAAAGCCTTAACAGCAGGTGCAAAAGTTGAGTTTCTCATAGGAATGGATACTCAGGCAACAGATGCAGCTGCAGTAAAGTACCTCTATGAACAGCTACATAAAACTAACCAAGCTAAACTTTTTTGCTTTGTTCCACAAAGTAGTTCAGCAATATATCACCCAAAGATGTATCTAGCAAAAAATGATAACAATGCGACTATTTTCATCGGATCATCAAATCTAACGAAACGTGGACTAATGACAAATGTTGAAGTTAACTTGTTAGTTAGAGACAATGTTGACACAGAAATTGTATCAGAAGCTTATACAACATATGCCAGATTAAAATTTCATCCAGCGAGAGTTATACCGGATGACGATTTCATAGACTTATTCATTAGGTTATGTAATAAAACAAAAAGGTTATCAAGGAATTTATCAAAGAATCTTGAAATTCAAGAATTGCTAAAAGATTTCACTAAGAAAGCTCGTAGCCTACAAAAACCTCGACCAAATAGAGATGATTTAATTGGATGGGTAAAGGAAGTATATGACATTTTACCACAAAATAA
Proteins encoded:
- a CDS encoding phospholipase D-like domain-containing protein, which translates into the protein MASDIRIAVAFISKDGLDVILPSIEKALTAGAKVEFLIGMDTQATDAAAVKYLYEQLHKTNQAKLFCFVPQSSSAIYHPKMYLAKNDNNATIFIGSSNLTKRGLMTNVEVNLLVRDNVDTEIVSEAYTTYARLKFHPARVIPDDDFIDLFIRLCNKTKRLSRNLSKNLEIQELLKDFTKKARSLQKPRPNRDDLIGWVKEVYDILPQNKFNNQEIYKFEKYFKTLYPQNKNIRAKIRQQLQILRDLKLIEHVGKGTWIRKPS